The Elusimicrobiota bacterium sequence ACGAGCTCCAACGGCGCGATTTTACCTGACAACGGCCAGCTTCTCTTTAAGATAGTCGACGATGGTCTGCAGGGGCGTCCCGGGTCCGAAGACTCCGTCGACGCCCGCCTTCTTGAGCACGGGGATGTCCTCGTCGGGGATGATGCCGCCGCCGAACACGAGCACGTCCTTGAGCCCCTTCTTCTTGAGCTCCTTGCAGATCGCCGGGAACAAGGTCAGGTGCGCGCCGGACAGCAGCGACAGCCCGACCGCGTCCACGTCCTCCTGCATCGCGGCGGCCGCGATCATCTCCGGCGTCTGGCGGATGCCGGTGTAGATGACCTCGAAGCCGGCGTCGCGCAGGGCGCGCACGA is a genomic window containing:
- a CDS encoding cobalamin B12-binding domain-containing protein, producing MDKPLRVLIAKPGLDGHDRGAKVIVRALRDAGFEVIYTGIRQTPEMIAAAAMQEDVDAVGLSLLSGAHLTLFPAICKELKKKGLKDVLVFGGGIIPDEDIPVLKKAGVDGVFGPGTPLQTIVDYLKEKLAVVR